The proteins below are encoded in one region of Saccopteryx leptura isolate mSacLep1 chromosome 1, mSacLep1_pri_phased_curated, whole genome shotgun sequence:
- the LOC136388481 gene encoding cell surface glycoprotein 1-like, whose amino-acid sequence MRCSSLHAGGLRRWCDPGGLRPVGRVGATPAKGNQGSPETPPSTETLPSTETLPSTETLPSTETLPSQEMLPSPETLPSTETLPSTETLPSTETLPSTETLPSTETLPSTETLPSPETPPSTETLPSTETLPSTETLPSPETLPSTETLPSTETLPSPETLPSTETLPSTETPPSTETLPSTETLPSTETLPSTETLPSPEMPPSTETLPSTETLPSPETPPSTETLPSTETLPSPETPPSTETPPSTETLPSPETLPSTETLPSTETLPSPETLPSTETLPSPETPPSTETLPSTETLPSTETLPSPETPPSTETLPSTETLPSTETLPSTETLPSTEMLPSTETLPSTETLPSTETLPSTETLPSTETLPSTETLPSTETLPSTETLPSTEMLPSPETPPSTETLPSTETLPSTETLPSTETLPSTETLPSTETLPSTETLPSTETLPSTETLPSTETLPSTETLPSTETLPSTETLPSTETLPSTETLPSTETLPSPEMPPSTETLPTTEMPPSPEMPPRIEMPPRIETPLRTETL is encoded by the exons ATGCGGTGCTCCAGCCTCCATGCCGGGGGGCTGAGGCGGTGGTGTGACCCTGGGGGCCTGCGGCCCGTGGGCAGAGTGGGGGCCACGCCCGCCAAGGGGAACCAA GGCAGTCCAGAGACGCCGCCCAGCACAGAGACCCTGCCCAGCACTGAGACCCTGCCCAGCACTGAGACCCTGCCCAGCACAGAGACACTTCCCAGCCAAGAGATGCTGCCCAGCCCAGAGACACTGCCCAGCACTGAGACCCTGCCCAGCACTGAGACCCTGCCCAGCACAGAGACACTGCCCAGCACAGAGACGCTGCCCAGCACTGAGACCCTGCCCAGCACAGAGACCCTGCCCAGCCCAGAGACGCCGCCCAGCACAGAGACGCTGCCCAGCACAGAGACCCTGCCCAGCACTGAGACCCTGCCCAGCCCAGAGACACTGCCCAGCACTGAGACCCTGCCCAGCACTGAGACCCTGCCCAGCCCAGAGACGCTGCCCAGCACAGAGACGCTGCCCAGCACTGAGACGCCGCCCAGCACAGAGACGCTGCCCAGCACAGAGACGCTGCCCAGCACTGAGACCCTGCCCAGCACAGAGACCCTGCCCAGCCCAGAGATGCCGCCCAGCACAGAGACGCTGCCCAGCACTGAGACCCTGCCCAGCCCAGAGACGCCGCCCAGCACAGAGACGCTGCCCAGCACTGAGACCCTGCCCAGCCCAGAGACGCCGCCCAGCACAGAGACGCCGCCCAGCACAGAGACGCTGCCCAGCCCAGAGACGCTGCCCAGCACTGAGACCCTGCCCAGCACTGAGACCCTGCCCAGCCCAGAGACCCTGCCCAGCACAGAGACCCTGCCCAGCCCAGAGACGCCACCCAGCACAGAGACACTGCCCAGCACTGAGACCCTGCCCAGCACTGAGACACTGCCCAGCCCAGAGACGCCACCCAGCACAGAGACACTGCCCAGCACTGAGACCCTGCCCAGCACTGAGACCCTGCCCAGCACTGAGACGCTGCCCAGCACAGAGATGCTGCCCAGCACTGAGACCCTGCCCAGCACAGAGACGCTGCCCAGCACTGAGACACTGCCCAGCACAGAGACCCTGCCCAGCACTGAGACCCTGCCCAGCACAGAGACGCTGCCCAGCACTGAGACCCTGCCCAGCACTGAGACGCTGCCCAGTACAGAGATGCTGCCCAGCCCAGAGACGCCACCCAGCACAGAGACGCTGCCCAGCACTGAGACCCTGCCCAGCACTGAGACCCTGCCCAGCACTGAGACGCTGCCCAGCACAGAGACCCTGCCCAGCACTGAGACCCTGCCCAGCACAGAGACGCTGCCCAGCACTGAGACGCTGCCCAGCACAGAGACCCTGCCCAGCACTGAGACCCTGCCCAGCACAGAGACGCTGCCCAGCACTGAGACCCTGCCCAGCACTGAGACGCTGCCCAGTACAGAGACGCTGCCCAGCACTGAGACGCTGCCCAGCACAGAGACGCTGCCCAGCCCTGAGATGCCGCCCAGCACTGAGACCCTGCCCACCACAGAGATGCCGCCCAGCCCAGAGATGCCACCCAGGATAGAGATGCCACCCAGGATAGAGACGCCGCTTCGCACAGAGACGCTATGA